The Syntrophaceae bacterium genomic interval CCGGAGGAATGGGACCGCCTGGCCGGCCGCGCCGGAGAGTTTCTGGCAGCGGAGTGCTTCCCCGTTACCCGGGAGGCGAAGGGCAAGGTCACGACCCGGGACGTGCGGCCCCTGGTGAGCCGGCTTCTGGTGGATCCGGCCGCTTTTGCCGTCGAGGCAGACGTGGCCATGGGGCCGGCGGGCTCCGTTCGTCCCCTGGAGATCCTCACGCAGGTCCTCGGCATCCCGAAAGCGGAAGCGGCCCGCCTGCCCGTCCTCAAGACGGAGACCTTCTTCCGGTGATTTGCCGATCCCCCCCGGCCGCGCCCCCGCGACTGGTCTGCCCGTACGGGACACGGGGGCTCCCGGGAGTGCGACGGCCGATGGATATATTTTTTGGTTGACAAACGGCGTCGAATTGCGTAGGTAGCCTTTTCCAATTTTTCTGACAGCGAAGGAATTTCTCTCATGTACGCAGTCATCCAGACGGGTGGTAAGCAGCACCGGGTTTCCGAAGGCGATGTCCTGGCGGTCGAAAAGATCGAGGGGCAGAAGGGAGACGCGGTGGTGTTCAGCGAGGTTCTCCTGGTTTCGAAGGATGAAGACGTCCGGATCGGCCAGCCTTTTGTTGAGGGCGCCAAGGTCGTCGGGGAGATCGTGGCCCAGGAGAAGGGCCCCAAGATCGTCGTCTTCAAAATGAAGAGACGCAAGGGATTCCGCAAGAAGACGGGACACCGGCAGCTCCTCACCCGAATGAAGATCAAAGAAATTTCTCTGTAAACGGAGGGCCCGATGGCACACAAGAAAGGGCAGGGGAGTTCCCGGAACGGCCGGGACAGCAATTCCCAGCGCCGGGGCGTGAAGGTCTTCGGCGGCCAGAAGATCACCGCCGGCTCCATCATCATTCGCCAGCTGGGAACGAAGATCCATCCGGGCAACAACGTCGGCATGGGGAAGGACTACACCCTCTTCGCCAAGATCGACGGCGTCGTGGCGTTCGAGAAGCTCGACAAAACGCGCAAGAAGGTCAGCGTATACGCCGCCGCCTGAGGTGCGGGAATCCGGATCATCCGGAGAGCCGCAGCGACCGGATCGGCCAGTTATTTTACGGGAAGGCACTTTTTTACAAAAGTGCCTTTCTTTTTTGGCGAGACCGTTGAAAAGCAGCTGCCTGCTGCGTTCCACTCGGTCCAATCTCCTCAACATATCCGATCATTCTTGAACAGCCTGGAAAGACGATTGTCGGCGGTCCGCCATGAAATTCATCGACGAGGCAAAAATCTACGTTAAGGCCGGCGACGGCGGCCGGGGCTGCGTCAGCTTCCGCAGGGAGAAGTATGTTCCCCGGGGAGGCCCGGACGGCGGCGAAGGCGGCAAGGGCGGAGATGTAATCCTCGTGCCGACCGGCGCCCTGCAGACGCTCCTGGACCTGAAATACCGCCAGCACCATACGGCCGATCGGGGAGGGCACGGCGGCGGCAACAACCGGACGGGCAGGAACTCCCAGGACATCCGGATCCGCGTTCCCGTCGGCACCCTCGTCAAGGATGCCGAAACGGGCGAACTCCTGGCGGACCTGACAGAGGAGGGCCGGGAATTTGCCGTCGCCCGGGGCGGCATCGGGGGGAAAGGGAACGCCTTCTTCAAGACGTCCACCAACCAGGCGCCGCGATTTGCCCAGGAAGGCATGCCCGGCGAGGAGCGGACGATCCTCCTGGAACTGAAGCTTCTGGCCGACGTTGGGATCGTGGGGCTTCCCAACGTCGGGAAATCCACGTTCATCTCCCGTGTCTCCGCCGCCCGCCCCAAGATCGCCGACTACCCCTTCACGACGCTGGTTCCCAATCTCGGAGTCGTCCGCTACGGCGAGGAGAGATCCTTCGTTGTCGCCGACATCCCGGGCCTGATCCGCGGGGCCTCGGAGGGCCACGGGATGGGTATCCAGTTTCTCCGCCACATCGAGCGGACCGCCGTTCTGCTCCACATCCTGGACATCTCCGGCGAGGCCGCCACATCCGGCTGGGAAAACTACGAAACGGTGAACACCGAACTGGAACAGTTCAATCCTTCTCTCATGGAGAAGCCCCAGGTGGTGGCCGTCAACAAGACGGATCTGACGGACGTCCGGGAGAGGCTGAAAAAAGAAATTGACACCTTTGCCGCGAAAGGGATAAAACTCCATACCTTTTCGGCAGTTACCGGAGAAGGGCTGCCGGCGGTCCTTCATGCCGTGGCGGCGGAACTGGAAAAACAGAGAGAACGGATCCAATGAACACCATGAGGAAAGACGTCCTGGGCTCGGTGAAGCGGGTCGTCGTCAAGGTCGGGTCAGCCGTCGTGACGGGCGAGGACGGCATCGACCGGGACATCATCGAACAGCTTGTCGGCGAGGTGGCCGGGCTGATCGCGAAAGGCTGCCAGGTGGTCATCGTCACCTCCGGCGCCATCGCCTCCGGAAAGCACCGCATGGGGATCACGACCCCCCTGAAGAGCATGCCCCAGAAGCAGGCGGCGGCGGCCATCGGCCAGGGGCGGCTGATGCGGGTCTACTCGAACGCCTTCGGCAGGCACGGCGTCTACGTGGGGCAGGTCCTCCTGACCATGAGCGACCTGACGGACCGCAAGCGGTTCATCAATGTCCGCAACACCCTGACCACCCTGATGGAATGGGGCGTCGTCCCCATCATCAACGAGAACGACACCGTCGCCGTGGACGAGATCAAGTTCGGCGACAACGACTCCCTGGCCGCCATGGTGGCCAACATCGTCGAGGCCCACCTCCTGGTCAACCTGACCAGCACGGAAGGGCTCTACGACCGGAATCCCGCCAAGTCCAAAAAGGCGAAGATCCTCCACCTCGTCGAGGAGATCACCGACGACATCCAGGCGGCGGCGACGGACGAGACCTCCGACGTGGGTACCGGTGGCATGCGGAGCAAGGTCCTGGCTGCCCGGCGGGTCACCGCCTTCGGAATCCCCTACATCATCGCCTCGGGCAAGCGGAAGGGCGTTCTGGCGGGCATCCTGGACGGGGAGGAGATCGGCACCCTGTTCCTGCCCTCCAGCGAGCACCTCAACAGCCGCAAGTACTGGATCGCCTTCACCCTCCGCTCCCGGGGGAAACTCGTCCTCGACGACGGGGCGAAGAAGGCCCTGCTGGAGCAGGGGAAAAGCCTTTTGCCCTCGGGCATCCTGGACGTGGAAGGGGAATTCGGCGTCGGGGACCCGGTGATCTGCGTCGATCAGCAGGGGACGCTGCTGGCCAAAGGCCTGGTAAACTTCAGCGCCCAGGACATCCGGAAGATCATGGGACTCAAGACCTCGAAGATCCAGCAGGTTCTGGGTTACAAGGACTACGACGAGGTCATCCACCGCGACAACATGGCCGTCTCGAAGGAGTCGCGCCGGACGCGGTAGGATCGACGGCTCACGTCAAAAACAAAGGCCGCCATTTCCAGGATGGCGGCCTTCTTTTATCTCCGGATTCCCGTCAGATCAGATTGTTCCATCCAAAGCGCCCGTCGTCCCGTCTCTGGTTTTCCAGCATGCGCCGTTCGATGGCCAGGCGGGTATCCTCGAACTCCCGTGCACCGTCGTCGGCGGGGATGGAGATCGGCTGGTCCCAGCGGATCATGACCCTGCTGAAGGGCTTTGGAACGACCATGCGATCCCAGCTTTTGAGAACCCAGGCCCTGTTGACGGCGATGTAGACGGGGGTCACAGGCACGCCGGAGTGCCTGGCCAGGACGATCAGGCCCGGCTTGATGACGCCCGGGGGTCCCTTCGGGCCGTCGAGCACGTGAACGGCGAAGGGATGGATCTTCAGGTCGTCCACCATGGCGGCCAGGGCTTTCCTTCCGTTATGCGATGAGGAACCCCGGACAGGGCGGAATTTCAGGTGGCTGAACATATCGGCGATCAGATCCCCGTCGCGGCTCCCGCTGATCATGACGGCCGGCCGGTACAGGCCGAACCGGACCGCGTACCCGATGACGGAGATGATCCGCTGGTGCCAGATGGCGGCAAGCACCTTGCCTCCGTTCCGGAGATGTTCCCGGACCGTCTCCTCGTTTTCGGATTCGATCCGGATCGTCAGGAAGTACAGGCGGGCGATCCAGTAGGCGATGACCATCAGGTTGTGCTGCAGGGCGTACCGGGAGAACTTCTTGATGAATGTGGAGCGCGTCCCGGCCCGCGGGGAGCCGCTCCCGCGTTTCCGGTTCTTTTCCCCCCGGAGACCTCCCTCCCCCTTGCCGGGGAAGAAAATCTGCGGATAAAAGGCCATGTCCATTCTTCCTTTGCTTTCCCGGGAACGGGACGGATCAACGCCAGCCGTCATCCGGGAGATCGCAGGTCCATGTCGGCGATTTCTTCCTGCCGCCGCTGCGATAACCGCCGCGGCGGAAACGTGGTGCCTGCCGCTCAGACGCCTCCGCCCAGAACCTTGTAAAGGGTGACCAGGTTGGCGTACCGGGCCAGGCGCAGGGAGATCAGTCCCTGCTGTGCGCCGTAGAGGGAGCGCTGGGCATCGAGAACGCCCAGGTAGCTGTCGATTCCCTTTTCGTACCGGGCATTGGAGAGACGCGAGGCCTCCGCGAGCGCCTCGACCAGCGCCTCCTGGGCCTCGATCTGCTGCTCCACGGTGCCCCGGACGACAAGGGCGTCGGCCGCTTCCCGGAACGCCGTCTGAATGGCTTTCTCGTACTGGGCCACCGCCATTTCCCGGACTACTTTCGTCACCTCGTAGGCCGACCACGTGCGGGCATCAAAGATCGGCAGCACGATCTGCGGCGCGAAGGTCCACGCGGCGGAGCCGGCCCGGAATAGCCCCGACAGCTCGGCGCTGGCCGTGCCGATGGTCGTGGAAAGGGAAATGCGGGGGAAGAACGCCGCCCGGGCGGCGCCGATGTTGGCATGGGCCGCCTTGAGCCGATGCTCCGCCGCCAGCACGTCCGGCCGCTTGAGGAGCGGGTCGGATGACAGGCCGGAGGCGATTTCCGCGGGGGGAGTGATACGGGTCAGCGACTCCGGCAGGAGCCCCGGCGGCAGGGGCGAACCGGCCAGGAGATGGAGGGCGTTTTCATCCTGCGCGACCAGTTGCGTGTACCGGGCGACGCTCCCCCGGGCCGCTTCCACCTGGCTCTGGGCCTGCCGGAGGGTCAGCGCGGAGACCAGTCCCACGTCGTGACGCTTCCGGACCAGGTTGTAGGTGGTCTCCTGCGCCTCCAGGGTCGCGGCGGCCAGTTTCAGGTTCTCCCGGTCCGCCGCCAGGGCGAAGTAGGCGTTGGCTACGGCGGAGACGAGCATGATCTGGGCGCTCCGGCGATCCTGGTCCGTGGCGAGGTACTGTTCCCATGCTTCGTCCTTCAGGCTCTGAAGGCGGCCGAAGAAGTCGATTTCCCAGGCGCTGACGCCGGCGGTGACGCTGTTTTTCCTGGAAATGACATCCGTTCCGGAACTCGAGAGATCGGCCGGGATCCGTTCCCTGTAAACGCTGCCGGTTGCGTTGACCGATGGCAGGAGGGAGGCCCGCTGGACGCCGTAGAGCGCCTCCGCCTTTTCCACGTTCAGGATGGCGAGGCGGAGGTCGCGGTTGTTGGAGAGGGATGTCTCGATGACTTTCCGGAGGCGCTCATCGGTGATGAACTCCCGCCACGGAAGCTCCGAAGCGGCCGGCGCGGGTGCAGCGGCCTTTGTTTCCTTGTAGGCCGCCCCGGCCGGCCAGTCCGCGGGAACGGGAGAGGCGGGCCTGGTGTATTCCGGGGCCAGCGTGCATCCACCGAGGAGTGCTGTCACCACGGCC includes:
- the proB gene encoding glutamate 5-kinase; this encodes MRKDVLGSVKRVVVKVGSAVVTGEDGIDRDIIEQLVGEVAGLIAKGCQVVIVTSGAIASGKHRMGITTPLKSMPQKQAAAAIGQGRLMRVYSNAFGRHGVYVGQVLLTMSDLTDRKRFINVRNTLTTLMEWGVVPIINENDTVAVDEIKFGDNDSLAAMVANIVEAHLLVNLTSTEGLYDRNPAKSKKAKILHLVEEITDDIQAAATDETSDVGTGGMRSKVLAARRVTAFGIPYIIASGKRKGVLAGILDGEEIGTLFLPSSEHLNSRKYWIAFTLRSRGKLVLDDGAKKALLEQGKSLLPSGILDVEGEFGVGDPVICVDQQGTLLAKGLVNFSAQDIRKIMGLKTSKIQQVLGYKDYDEVIHRDNMAVSKESRRTR
- a CDS encoding lysophospholipid acyltransferase family protein codes for the protein MAFYPQIFFPGKGEGGLRGEKNRKRGSGSPRAGTRSTFIKKFSRYALQHNLMVIAYWIARLYFLTIRIESENEETVREHLRNGGKVLAAIWHQRIISVIGYAVRFGLYRPAVMISGSRDGDLIADMFSHLKFRPVRGSSSHNGRKALAAMVDDLKIHPFAVHVLDGPKGPPGVIKPGLIVLARHSGVPVTPVYIAVNRAWVLKSWDRMVVPKPFSRVMIRWDQPISIPADDGAREFEDTRLAIERRMLENQRRDDGRFGWNNLI
- the rpmA gene encoding 50S ribosomal protein L27, translated to MAHKKGQGSSRNGRDSNSQRRGVKVFGGQKITAGSIIIRQLGTKIHPGNNVGMGKDYTLFAKIDGVVAFEKLDKTRKKVSVYAAA
- a CDS encoding efflux transporter outer membrane subunit; this encodes MSRKTFLLLAVVTALLGGCTLAPEYTRPASPVPADWPAGAAYKETKAAAPAPAASELPWREFITDERLRKVIETSLSNNRDLRLAILNVEKAEALYGVQRASLLPSVNATGSVYRERIPADLSSSGTDVISRKNSVTAGVSAWEIDFFGRLQSLKDEAWEQYLATDQDRRSAQIMLVSAVANAYFALAADRENLKLAAATLEAQETTYNLVRKRHDVGLVSALTLRQAQSQVEAARGSVARYTQLVAQDENALHLLAGSPLPPGLLPESLTRITPPAEIASGLSSDPLLKRPDVLAAEHRLKAAHANIGAARAAFFPRISLSTTIGTASAELSGLFRAGSAAWTFAPQIVLPIFDARTWSAYEVTKVVREMAVAQYEKAIQTAFREAADALVVRGTVEQQIEAQEALVEALAEASRLSNARYEKGIDSYLGVLDAQRSLYGAQQGLISLRLARYANLVTLYKVLGGGV
- the obgE gene encoding GTPase ObgE; protein product: MKFIDEAKIYVKAGDGGRGCVSFRREKYVPRGGPDGGEGGKGGDVILVPTGALQTLLDLKYRQHHTADRGGHGGGNNRTGRNSQDIRIRVPVGTLVKDAETGELLADLTEEGREFAVARGGIGGKGNAFFKTSTNQAPRFAQEGMPGEERTILLELKLLADVGIVGLPNVGKSTFISRVSAARPKIADYPFTTLVPNLGVVRYGEERSFVVADIPGLIRGASEGHGMGIQFLRHIERTAVLLHILDISGEAATSGWENYETVNTELEQFNPSLMEKPQVVAVNKTDLTDVRERLKKEIDTFAAKGIKLHTFSAVTGEGLPAVLHAVAAELEKQRERIQ
- the rplU gene encoding 50S ribosomal protein L21, whose amino-acid sequence is MYAVIQTGGKQHRVSEGDVLAVEKIEGQKGDAVVFSEVLLVSKDEDVRIGQPFVEGAKVVGEIVAQEKGPKIVVFKMKRRKGFRKKTGHRQLLTRMKIKEISL